The Vibrio gazogenes DNA segment CTATTTTTTCCAAGTCGTTCTTGATTGCCATAGATAGTATAAGAACATTTGCAAGATGCTAAGTTAAGTTGTTTTTTCATTGATAACCTCACTTTAGAGTAATAACTAGCCAGCTTCCTTTTCGATGTATTCATGCTCCTGAATTTTTTGCTGATCAGGCGTTAGCGCTTTATTGCCTGGCGTTACGCCAGTTCTCTCTTGTTCAAGCTGTTTAACCCAATGTCGGAGAATTGTTTCACCGATACCAGGGGAACGGCTGGCTTCGGGTATAGAATGACCTTGGTCAAGTGACCAAACATGCAGCTTCAAGTTTAAACTCTGCTATAAATGAACGACGCTTCTTTGTCATAGAGCACGTCTTGCTATGGTATGTACTTTACCATCTTAATTGATGTCCGAGGTCATTAAACCACTATCATGGTTACTAAAAATCAAAGATGTAGTGAAATACTGTGGGGTGTTAACTTGTTGGTTTTAATATGTTACAGGCAAGAAAAAAGACGCCCGAGGACGTCTTTAAACTATGATTTGGTGGAGCTGGCGGGAGTTGAACCCGCGTCCGAAAATCATTCATCTTTGGTACTACATGCTTAGTCGATCTTTAATTTCACTACCACCTGCGAACCGACACGCGAATGAATAGCTAACCTGAATTATGTCTTACGCTTCATCCCTCAGGTGGGGGAATCCACGCCAGCTTGTTTTGGTTTGACCATCTGAACTCCCCGTCCTACAAGCAGAGGCTAGGGCAGATGGGCTCTCAGCAGGTTATTAAGCTGCTAGTGCGTAGTTTTCGTCGTTTGCGACTATTTTTTTGCGGTTTGTTAACGAGGCCTACCGCACCTCGGCATGCACCTCAGACTGCAAAATTCCCGTCGAATCCTGAATCAGCCCCAGAGGTAGAGTGTGCATACTACCAGAATTGTTCCTACTGTCTAGTGCTGCACAATCATATGGTTAAGTTTAACGCAGTGAGCTCTTCATCACGCGATCTTTTTGGCGTTGCCAGTCACGGTCTTTGGCCGTATCACGCTTATCGTGTAACTTCTTACCCTTGGCAACCCCGATTTTTATTTTGACCCATGAGCGAGACCAGTACAGCGATAGCGCGATTAAGGTCATCCCTTCACGATTGATTCGGCCGAATAAATTATCGAGTTCACGACGAGAGAGAAGGAGTTTGCGCACCCGAGTCGGGTTGGCAATCACATGTGTCGAAGCTTGTTGCAGTGGGATAACGCTCATGCCGGAGATAAAAGCTTCTCCGTTACGCAAGAAGACATAACTTTCTGCGATATTTGCTTTGCCCTGGCGAAGTGACTTCACTTCCCAGCCCTGAAGCTCCAGACCAGCTTCTATCTCATCTTCAATGAAATATTCGTGGCGAGCTTTTTTGTTCAGAGCAATCGTGTTGCTCCCTGGTTTTGATTTTTTCTTTGCCATAGTGGGGCGTATTATACGGATTGCGTGTTGCTTGGGAAATCCTTTTATTGGCATTGGTGCAAAATATACACAATTGTCTGATAAATCTGCGATTATTGTCATTCTGAGGTGATGGATTGACTGGTTGAAACCAGTCGGGAGCGAGATGCTGACCTTGAGCTCACTTGTGTATCACAGTAAAATTACAGCGCTTAGGTGTAAAGAGGAAGAAGGAGCATCAATGAAGCAGGTGAGTCGTTCTGCACTGGTATCGTTTAGCGCTGAACAGATGTTTAATTTAGTCAATGACGTGATGCGTTATCCTGAGTTTTTGCCGGGTTGTTCCGGTGCGAGAGTGATTGAGTCAAATGCTGACAAGATGGTCGCTTCTGTTGATGTCTCCAAAGCGGGGATCAGCAAAACATTTACTACGTCGAATCAGTTGATAACGGCTGAAGCTATTTTGATGGATTTGGTGGATGGCCCTTTTAAAATGCTGCGTGGTGGATGGTATTTTACACCGCTCGATGAATGGGCTTGTAAAGTTGAACTGAAGCTTGAATTTGAGTTTTCCAGCAAGATGATTGAGCTGGCATTCGGCAAAGTATTCAATGATCTGACCAATAATATGGTGAATGCTTTCACCAAACGGGCAAAGCAGGTGTATGTATGACGGATGAAGAGAATACGATTCATGTGGAGGTTGTGTATGCGCTGCCACATGAGCAGCGCGTGCTGTCGTTGGTTGTATCGCCATCGATGACGGTGGAAGAGATTATCCGCCAATCTGGTGTGTTGAATATGTATCCGGAGATTGATCTGGCCAAGAATAAAGTGGGGATTTTCAGTCGTCCGGTGAAACTGGATGCGACAGTCCGGGATCGAGACCGGATCGAAATTTACCGACCATTGCTGGCCGATCCGAAAGAAATTCGCAGGAAGCGGGCAGAGCAGGCAAAAGCTGCGGGAACCGCTGACCCGGTAACCGGCGGTAAACCCAATCCACTTAAGAAATCGTTGTGATTCTGATAGTAAAAAAGCTCGCGCCGCGAGCTTTTTTTATAATTGATGGTTTGACTCGTTTACTGGACGCTTTCAAAGAATTGGTCACTGTTATGAAAGTCACCAGCCAGATGAATCAGTGACCCCCTCTTGTCAAATTTGACGATCAGATTCTTCTGAACCGGATCTTCATGACCAGAGACATGATGATAAATGTAGTACCAAGTATCGGGATAACCATTCTCAACGAGCATCGGAGAACCAAGGACATAGCGGACCTGTTGTTTGGTCATGCCGAATTTCAATTGATCAACTTCTTGTTGATCAACGTAGTTGCCTTGGTTGATATCAATCCGGTAAACCAACATATCGGTAACCGATGAACATCCACTAAGGACAAGTATTGCTAATGACGCGGTGATGAGAGACTTCTTCAATTGCATAGTTTGTTTACTACATTGTCATTTAGAGTGAAAGCTTGGCTGATAATAAACAAGCTTGGTGAAGAAGTAAAAGGGTTCCCCACCATCTTATCCCACACTCAGACTACAAATTTTAGATTTTGTTGCATCTGATCGGTTTTTTTTCAAAATTCGTCACTGATTATAGATCCTGATGGTCATATGTGCTGCTTTTCGAACGGTTTAATGGGGTTGGACAGCCTCATTTGGTTAGATAGGTAGATTTGGTTAGACAGATAGAGTTGACGGGATATCTCCGGTCATGAGAAGCACCCGACAATCATGGCGGGCTGGTTGAGAGGATGATGGCGCTTCTCATGAACTGAACTCAGAGACTGTGTTAGAGATTCTCGCCATAGAATGGCTATGACTCAAATCTCTGCCTTGCCTCTGAGCCCAGTGATTCTCGCTGAAACTGCATCTTGAGGTCATTTGGGTATAAAAATAACCAATGATTGATTTTAGATATTCACAAATAAAATATAATTGGTCTGATGTTTAATATTCTGATTTATACTGTATTGGTTGATAATAAATTGATGAATCGGAATTATTTATATTGGTGAATCTTTGTGAATGAATTCATATGATAAAAACTATCAAGCAGGTGGCATGTTTCTATCAGTTGCCGACTTAATTTATTATTCTTTTTAAAGAATAGAACACCATAGGCTAGTGGTTTAAATTTACGCAAAAGCTGATGGATTTCTATTAAGCTTTGCCAATATTCATCGGAAACCTGTTGCTTCCAATAACATAATGCCCTTCTTTTTTGTTCAATCGTGACTTGTTTGATACGGCATAAGTCCATAAGTAAGAGATAAATGTCTCTTGCTTTGAGCTTTGGACTTGCGTGCATAATTGATTCTTCAAAATCAATCAGACTGAGCTGATTATGCTGGTCGATTAATATGTCGCGCAGTGCCGGGCGTCCGTGAGCAATATCCGCATTATGTAATTTGATGAATAGATTGAACAGTTGCATCAATATATCATCAGTAATACGGTCTGCCTCAACCTGAGAGAGTGGTAGGCCTTTGTCAGATGTGACAAAGAAGCGTTTCCCTTCCAGCGCGATATTCGGAACTTGAAATCCAATTGAATTTAAATAAAGCAATACCGATTTTTCATGCTCAAAACGTGACCATGAATTCATCGTTGCTTTTGACTGGAAGCATGAAAATAAATTGAACTTACTCGCAAGTGACGAAACCTTTCGGATAAAGTTAGATTTATCCTCTCCGCCAATTTTTAGCCAATAAGTTTTCTTTTGATCTGTGATTTTAATAACGCCATTAATATTTCTATCAATGTGTTTTATGCATTGTTCTTTTAACATAACATGAATATATTATTTGTATGATATTTTGAATGGGCAATGATGAATTGCGGCACATTCTATCCGTTTTTTTTGTTAAGTTAAGATCAAATGCAGAAAAAATCAAAATAAATATCGGGCGGGATATCATTTAATCAAAATGCCCGATATTTATAATGAGGGGGGATATTCAGGAAATGGATAATAAAATAAATTTGTGTGAAAATCGTTATGCAGCTACAAGCAATAACTCTTTTGCATTCGCTAACGTTGTTTCAGTAATTTGACTACCGCCAAGTAATCTTGCTAATTCCTCAATCCGTTGCTGATTATCCAGCTTGAGCATTTGTGTTTGGGTTTTTCCGCCTTTCGTTTGTTTGGCAACAAAAAGTTGTTGATGTCCACAACCGGCAACCTGTGGTAAGTGGGTGACACATAAGACTTGGGTCGATTCACCCAGTTGACGTAGCATTTTCCCGACGACAGCAGCTGTCGGGCCACTGATGCCGACATCGACTTCATCGAAGATCAAACTTGGGGTTTCGACTTTTTGTGCAGTAATCACCTGAATCGCGAGTGATATTCGCGATAGTTCTCCGCCTGAGGCGACTTTTGTCATGGGTTGCAATGGTTGGCCCGGATTGGTCGACACCATGACGTTCACCGAATCGAATCCGAGTGGAGACGGGTGATTGTCATCATAATGAATATCCATCTGGAACTTGGCTTTTTCCATGCTTAGTTCATGCATACTCTGACTGATTAATTTATTGAGTTCTTTGGCATAGCGCATTCTGGACTGATGCAGCTTTTCAGCGCGGTGAACAAATGACTGATACGCTTCTGCCACAATATTCTCAAGCTGCTCAAGTTTTTCGTCAGAATAATCAAGTGCGGAAATCTGTTGACGTAGGTTTTGGTGGTGCTGGTAGAGCTCTTCCGGCAGCACATTGTGTTTACGAGCCAGCGACATGACTTTGGAGTAGCGATCTTCAATATGCGCCATTTGTGCCGGATCGACTTCTATCCGATCCAGATAGTCGCGCAGTTCACTGTTTGCTTCTTCTAACTGAATCAGTGCTTCTGCAAGCATAGCAGGCAACATCGCCATTTTTTCATCCAGCTCGGCTAATTGAACCAGAACCTGATTGGTTGACTGAAGTAAACCGATAGCATTGACTTCATCGCCTTCATTTAATAATTGGATTGCATTTTGGCTGAGGGTGAGTAAGTCACCACTATTGGTCAGACGTTTGTATTCCTGTTCCAGTTCGGGGAACTCATCTTCACCGAGCGATAACTCATCCAGTTCTTTAATTTGATATTCAAGTAACTGGAGCTGTGCCTGATTCTGTTGGCTGTTTTCACGGATTTGTTTCAATTCATTACTGGCCTGACGCCAATTCTGGTAAGCCACTCGTGTCTTTTTCAATAAATCGGCATGACCGGCATATTGGTCCAACATCGTCAGTTGGTGTTCACTTTTCATCAGTTGTTGATGGGCATGCTGACCATGAATATTGATCAGTAACTGGCCGAGTGATTTCAGTTGTGAGATCGGTACCGGATTCCCATTGATGAATGCGCGGGAGCGGCCTTCTTTGGTAATCACCCGACGAAGAATACAGTCGCTGCCGTCGAGCAGTTCATTATCTTCAAGCCATCGGGTGGCATGCAGATTGTGATCGAGCAGAAATGCAGCACAGACTTCGGTTTTTTCTTCACCTTGACGCACCATACTGGCTTCTGCCCTGCCTCCGAGACATAAACTGAGCGCATCAATCGCAATGGACTTACCTGCACCAGTTTCGCCGGTAATGGTGGTCATTCCTTGAGAAAGTTCTAACTGTAATGATTTTACGATTGCAAAATTATTGACACTTAAATGAGCCAGCATGTTCACACCTGTACGTTTTACCAATACTGTATAAAGAAACAGTATATACTGTTTCTTTATACAGTAAAGATGTTTGGTGATTTTATTTTCACCAATATATCAGGCAGGACGAAACGGCTGAATCGATGCCTCTTCAGCTTTGCAAATGACAAGTCATATGAGCTTTCAGAACGCTAGAACAGCTTACTTGACCAACCCAGTTTGTTTCTCAGGACATGGTAGTAGCTGTAATCTTTCGGGTGAATCAAATGTAATTTATTCGGGCTGCGGTAGATCAGCACTTCATCTCCGGGAGAGACCGGGAGCGAAATTTGTCCATCACAACTGATTTCCTGTGTGCCTCGGTTATTCGGTGAGACAGACAGTTTGATCCGACAATCACCATCAACGACCAAAGGGCGGGATGACAGAGTGTGTGGAAACATCGGTACCAGTGAGATGGCGTTTAAACTCGGTGACAGAATTGGGCCGCCCCCCGATAGTGAATAAGCGGTTGAACCGGTTGGTGTTGAAACAATCAGGCCGTCCGAGCGCTGGGAAAACGCGAAAATGTCATTAATGTACACCTCGAACTCAATCATGTGGGCGATTTTCCCCGGATGGAGAACAGCTTCGTTTAAGGCTGCATTATGACTTTTAATCTGCCCGTTGCGATGAATTTCGGTTTCCAGCAGAAAGCGTTCTTCTTCAATGTATTCGCCAGCGAGCACTTTTTGTAAAGCTGCCTGAAAATCTTCGGGATTTAAGTCGGTGAGAAATCCCAGACTCCCGCGGTTGACACCAATCACCCGAATTTCAAAACGGGATAACACTCTGGCTGCGCCGAGCATGTTACCGTCACCACCGACAGCAATAGCCAGATCGGCTTTTTTTCCGAGTTCAAGTAAAGGAGAAAAACATTCGGGCGGAAGATCAGTAAGAATACTGCTCAGTCGATCATCGATAAACACAGAATATCCTTGGTCTGACAACCATTGGTATAACTCACGATGGGTTTGTATCGCAGACTGGTCCCGTGGTTTACCAATGATGGCAATCACGGCAAAAGATTTTTTCATAATGTTTCCAATCGAATTAGGCTTGAATCAGGAATCTTCATCCCCATAATAAAGGCAAGTTATGCTTTTATGCGAATGTTTAGTGTGTTGAATGTTGATCATCAATACAAAAGATCATGGAACTCTGGAGATATCATGAGCAACGAAGAGAATAAAGTCAAAGAAGAAGAGCTGCAGCAAGAATCGGTAGCACAAGAAGAGACTGAGGCTGAAGTCGTCGGTAGTGAGGCTGATATCGAGTGGAATGAAAGCGATGCACCAGAGGATGAGCAAGACGCGAAAATTGCCCAATTGGAAGCGGCGTTGTTGACGAGCGAACGGAAGTTGAAAGAGCAGCAAGATGCCGTCTTGCGTGCACAGGCAGAAGTTGAGAATATCCGCCGTCGGAGTGAGCAGGAAGTCGATAAAGCGCGTAAATATGCGCTGAATCGTTTTGCGGAAGAACTATTACCAGTTATTGATAATCTTGAGCGCGCAATTCAGGCAGCAGATGCTGAGAATGAAGTGATCAAGCCTTTGGTGGAAGGGGTAGAGCTGACGCATAAAACCTTTATCGGCACCATTGAGAAATTTGGTCTCAGAGAGATTAACCCTGAAGGTGAAACATTTAATCCTGAGTTGCATCAGGCGATGTCCATTCAGGAAAGTCCCGACCATGAGTCAAACACCGTGATGTTTGTGATGCAAAAGGGTTATGAACTGAATGGTCGTGTGGTTCGTCCTGCGATGGTGATGGTTGCGAAATAACGGCATCTCAGTCATGAGGTGACAGCCTCACAGCAATAAAATGAAAAGGTTGGCAAAGGCCAACCTTTTTTATCATCCATTCATTGCGGTGCACGATGATTGCTCGTATGGCTAGACTGGACGAGGAGCATGCCCGTCACGGCTTTTCTTCCACTCCCATATCATCAGAACAGCAATGCACACCATACCGATCAGACGATAATTATCGGTAATAAACAGGGTTGCTGCCGCCAGTAACAGGAACATCAACCGCAGGATGCCTGACATTGGACGGAATAGGTAACCTTCGATACCGCCCGCAAATGCAATAATCAATGCGATACACCCAAGGACGGATTCAATAAATGCCAGTGGTGTTTCGGTTTGAGTCCAGATGAGGCCGGAAAATGCCATCATCGCTGGGATGAGGAAAAATCCCTGTGCCAGCTTAAAGGCTTGAACCGCAGAACGCATGGGGGAGGCGTTGGCGATACCGGCACCGGCAAAAGCGGCGAGTGCGATAGGCGGTGTCACATTCGATGTTTGCGAGAGCCAAAATACGATCATATGTGCGGTGAGCAACGGTACACCGAGATCCATTAAGGCAGGCACTGCCATGACGGACAGCACGATATAAGCTGCGGTCACCGGGAGGCCCATCCCCAGAATCACGGCCGCAATTGCAATAAACAATAATGCAGACCAGAGATGCCCGCCGGACAGTGAGGTCAGGAATTGAGTAAATTGCAGGCCGATCCCTGTTTGTCCGACCACGCCAACCACAATGCCGGCGGTTGCACAGGCAATTGATATAGGGAGCGCGAGAATGGCCCCTTCTTTCATACCTTCAAGCACGAGCTTAATGCTGATTTGAGTATGTTTGCGTGTAATTGCGGCGATGAGTATCGCGGCACATCCGGCAATACCGACTAAAATCGGGGAGTAACTCATAATCAACAGTGCGGTGATCATCACCAATGGCAGAAGGAAATGCCATCCCTGTTTCAAAATCCGACCAATCTTCTCCGTTTCACTCATACCTTGCAGATTGAGCTTACATGCCATCAGATGAACGTAGAGTAGCGTACAGGCAAAATAGAGGATTGCCGGTGCAATCGAAACCAGAATGATTTCACTGTAAGGAATACCGGTAAATTGCGCCATAACAAACGCACCGGCTCCCATGACCGGGGGCATAATTTGTCCTCCGGTTGACGCTGCCGCCTCAATGCCGGCTGCTTGCTCTGCTTTATAACCGAGCTTTTTCATCATCGGTATGGTCAGGGAACCGGTTGTCACCGTATTGGCAATGGCTGAACCGGAAATCGATCCCAAAGCGGCAGAGGCCAGTACACTGGCTTTGGCCGGGCCTCCTTTTGATTTTCCGGCAATCGAAAATGCGGCATCGATAAAAAATTGCCCGGCCCCGCTGACTTGTAAAAATGCCCCGAACAGGACGAAAACAAAAACGACACCCGCGGCGATTGCCAGTGGTGCACCGAAGACGCCGTTGGTGGAATAGATATGAAAGCGGATCATCTCTTCTAAGGAAAAACCTTTACTGGCAATGGCATCCGGCAGAACATTGCCAAATAGTGCATAACTGAGAAAGATGACCGCCACAAACACCATGACCATTCCGACAGTCCGACGGGTGGCTTCCAAGAGGAGCAGCAAGAGCAACAGTCCCGCGTATTGATCATTCGGCTGCAATCCGTCCAACAGGAAACTGATATCATCATAATCAAATGGAATGATTCGGCTGGCTGCCCAACAAGTGATGACGATTAGCACCATGTCGAGACAACGTAGCACCACATATTTAGCTGGTGAGGCGGTGTCGATCCGCGCCGCGGGATACGCTAAAAAGGCAAGGATTAAAACCCAGCTGAGGTGGGTGGGTCTGAAAACGGTTGCTGACAGATCGGCTGTGATACCTTGCCATATCTGGAACACTGTCAGCAAAATTGCGATCAGGCCGGTCACGAGCGTAAGACGGTTGGCGAATTTCGTGTGCCGGGGTAAAACCTGAGTCATAGCTAACTCCAAATGTCATTACATAAAGCAAAATCAGATGACATATTCGGCTGAATGCTGTCATCTGATAGATTGAATCATCGGGGGTATGATTTTATTGGTGATGTTCTTGGTAGTATTTCAAAGCACCGGGATGAAGCGGTACACCTTTCAGCTTAGGCATGTTATCGATAGTCATAAACTTCGTGACACCAACCGCCTGACGGATTTTGTCGATATTTTCAAAGGCGACTTTGGTCATTTCGTAAGCCAGCTTGTCATCCATCTTTTGATTGGTGACCAGAACGTTCCAAACT contains these protein-coding regions:
- the smpB gene encoding SsrA-binding protein SmpB, with translation MAKKKSKPGSNTIALNKKARHEYFIEDEIEAGLELQGWEVKSLRQGKANIAESYVFLRNGEAFISGMSVIPLQQASTHVIANPTRVRKLLLSRRELDNLFGRINREGMTLIALSLYWSRSWVKIKIGVAKGKKLHDKRDTAKDRDWQRQKDRVMKSSLR
- a CDS encoding SRPBCC family protein, coding for MKQVSRSALVSFSAEQMFNLVNDVMRYPEFLPGCSGARVIESNADKMVASVDVSKAGISKTFTTSNQLITAEAILMDLVDGPFKMLRGGWYFTPLDEWACKVELKLEFEFSSKMIELAFGKVFNDLTNNMVNAFTKRAKQVYV
- a CDS encoding RnfH family protein, with the protein product MTDEENTIHVEVVYALPHEQRVLSLVVSPSMTVEEIIRQSGVLNMYPEIDLAKNKVGIFSRPVKLDATVRDRDRIEIYRPLLADPKEIRRKRAEQAKAAGTADPVTGGKPNPLKKSL
- the bamE gene encoding outer membrane protein assembly factor BamE; translated protein: MQLKKSLITASLAILVLSGCSSVTDMLVYRIDINQGNYVDQQEVDQLKFGMTKQQVRYVLGSPMLVENGYPDTWYYIYHHVSGHEDPVQKNLIVKFDKRGSLIHLAGDFHNSDQFFESVQ
- the recN gene encoding DNA repair protein RecN, producing MLAHLSVNNFAIVKSLQLELSQGMTTITGETGAGKSIAIDALSLCLGGRAEASMVRQGEEKTEVCAAFLLDHNLHATRWLEDNELLDGSDCILRRVITKEGRSRAFINGNPVPISQLKSLGQLLINIHGQHAHQQLMKSEHQLTMLDQYAGHADLLKKTRVAYQNWRQASNELKQIRENSQQNQAQLQLLEYQIKELDELSLGEDEFPELEQEYKRLTNSGDLLTLSQNAIQLLNEGDEVNAIGLLQSTNQVLVQLAELDEKMAMLPAMLAEALIQLEEANSELRDYLDRIEVDPAQMAHIEDRYSKVMSLARKHNVLPEELYQHHQNLRQQISALDYSDEKLEQLENIVAEAYQSFVHRAEKLHQSRMRYAKELNKLISQSMHELSMEKAKFQMDIHYDDNHPSPLGFDSVNVMVSTNPGQPLQPMTKVASGGELSRISLAIQVITAQKVETPSLIFDEVDVGISGPTAAVVGKMLRQLGESTQVLCVTHLPQVAGCGHQQLFVAKQTKGGKTQTQMLKLDNQQRIEELARLLGGSQITETTLANAKELLLVAA
- the nadK gene encoding NAD(+) kinase produces the protein MKKSFAVIAIIGKPRDQSAIQTHRELYQWLSDQGYSVFIDDRLSSILTDLPPECFSPLLELGKKADLAIAVGGDGNMLGAARVLSRFEIRVIGVNRGSLGFLTDLNPEDFQAALQKVLAGEYIEEERFLLETEIHRNGQIKSHNAALNEAVLHPGKIAHMIEFEVYINDIFAFSQRSDGLIVSTPTGSTAYSLSGGGPILSPSLNAISLVPMFPHTLSSRPLVVDGDCRIKLSVSPNNRGTQEISCDGQISLPVSPGDEVLIYRSPNKLHLIHPKDYSYYHVLRNKLGWSSKLF
- the grpE gene encoding nucleotide exchange factor GrpE, translating into MSNEENKVKEEELQQESVAQEETEAEVVGSEADIEWNESDAPEDEQDAKIAQLEAALLTSERKLKEQQDAVLRAQAEVENIRRRSEQEVDKARKYALNRFAEELLPVIDNLERAIQAADAENEVIKPLVEGVELTHKTFIGTIEKFGLREINPEGETFNPELHQAMSIQESPDHESNTVMFVMQKGYELNGRVVRPAMVMVAK
- a CDS encoding TRAP transporter permease — its product is MTQVLPRHTKFANRLTLVTGLIAILLTVFQIWQGITADLSATVFRPTHLSWVLILAFLAYPAARIDTASPAKYVVLRCLDMVLIVITCWAASRIIPFDYDDISFLLDGLQPNDQYAGLLLLLLLLEATRRTVGMVMVFVAVIFLSYALFGNVLPDAIASKGFSLEEMIRFHIYSTNGVFGAPLAIAAGVVFVFVLFGAFLQVSGAGQFFIDAAFSIAGKSKGGPAKASVLASAALGSISGSAIANTVTTGSLTIPMMKKLGYKAEQAAGIEAAASTGGQIMPPVMGAGAFVMAQFTGIPYSEIILVSIAPAILYFACTLLYVHLMACKLNLQGMSETEKIGRILKQGWHFLLPLVMITALLIMSYSPILVGIAGCAAILIAAITRKHTQISIKLVLEGMKEGAILALPISIACATAGIVVGVVGQTGIGLQFTQFLTSLSGGHLWSALLFIAIAAVILGMGLPVTAAYIVLSVMAVPALMDLGVPLLTAHMIVFWLSQTSNVTPPIALAAFAGAGIANASPMRSAVQAFKLAQGFFLIPAMMAFSGLIWTQTETPLAFIESVLGCIALIIAFAGGIEGYLFRPMSGILRLMFLLLAAATLFITDNYRLIGMVCIAVLMIWEWKKSRDGHAPRPV